The genome window AGCTTTGATCACAGCCAAAATAGTAAAAAACCTTATTTAGCGTCTGCAAATGTTGTTATTAATAACTGGCAAGTTAACGGGCCTGTTAGTTTTAAAGCGTGGGTACCCGCTTCACTTGATTTAATGAATGCACGCTCTTGCGAATTTGTATCTAATTTGGGTGAGCACTTTAAAGGTGTAACACGCGCTAATGTGACACACTTTAATCTGCCAAAGGGTCAATTTTATGGTTATCTTAACTGCAATGGAGTCGCTCGATAATGAATGCTAAAAAGCGCCCTCAGTTAATTTCTGTAAAAACAATATTAGCAATATTAGCTGTAAGTTGTTTTGCACTTTATGCATTATTTCCTCACACCTTATTTTTTGAAGATGATGAACTTTCACAAGATTATACCTTTGAAAAATCGTACCTTAATGCAGCGCTCAACACAGAGCCCGACAACGAAAAGCTACGCGCAAAATTAGTTGAGCTGCATATAGGGCTTAGTGAGTATTCACAAGCCACTAACGAGCTTGAAAAACTACCTAGAGGTGAGCGCAAAGCGACGCTTGAAATAAAGCTGTTTTACTCATTATGGCTAGCAAGCGGGGCTAATATTGACGACCGTTTTGAAGAACTATCTTTAAAAATAGGTGCTCATAAAAATTGGAACGAACAAATACTAACTATTGCAAAAGCAGTTGGGTTAAACGCAAAAGTTGCTCAGTACTATCAAAAAAATAAACAGCCACTCCTTGCAGCCGATTACTGGTTAAGCTCAGGGGAACCTGACAAAGCACTCGCAATTTATAAAACAAATATAAATGCTGACATTGCAGCTAAAGCGATTGAAACTGCACTGGGCGCAAATAACCCGATTCAAGCTTATGCATGGTGGAAAACCTATGGTGACAAAGCCGATGTTAAACGCACCCTTTATTTAGCTAACCTAGCTGGCAACACAGAAGATGCAGCTCAAGCCATTGAAAGCTTATTAAAAGCTGAGCCAAATAACACCGACTACTTAACAAAAGCAATGCACCTACGTTTAGCAAATGGAAATGCAAAAGGGGCAGAACAATTACTCGCACAGTTATTACTACAGAGCTCAGATGACAAAGAGCTACATTTATTAAATTGGAAGATAAAGCGCTGGCAAAACAAGCCTAAAGAAGCACTTCGAGAATTTAAGTGGCTAATGTCTAACAAAGCCGTAACTCCTGCGATGCTTACCGACAGTATTAACGATGCCACCGCTTTATATTTATACCAAGATGCTAATGATATATACGAATATAAAGCTCAAAACAGAAGTCTGAAAGGCAATGGTTTTGCTAATTGGATGCAAGCTAACGAATTTATTGGTAACACAAAGCAAGAGTTAAACAATATTGAACGCTTTGAGCAAATAAATGGTAAAAGTGCATTATCACAATATTGGAAAGCAAAAGTACTTCACGATACTGGTAATTTAGAAGCGCTAAGAGCCCTGTGGCCTATATATAAAGGGCCTAAAAATGAAGAAGACTTACTTTGGATTGCCCGCGCATTTTGGCTAAACGATGACTTTGCTACAGCTCTGCAAGTACTAAAAAGTAAGCAAGAAAGTTCTGATGATGAGTTTTGGAGCGCCAATGTAGATATGGCTACGCGAGTCCAAGACAAAGCTCATGAGCTATATGCATTAGAGCAGTTACAAAAAATAAGCCCTTTAAGCGTAGGCGACATGTTGCACTACCAACAATTACGCTTTGAAGGTCGGCCTCAGGAGCTTCTTGATTATTTATGGAAAAGTGCGTCGCAAACTGACCGTCAATTGATTCAAATTGCATTATTAAGTACACAAGTAAATGATGCTAAATCAGTTGCACGTATTCATGCTGAACTTGATAAGCAGCGCTACAATAAAGCCCTCTACCCTGCTTGGTTAATTCTTTCAAATTGGTATCAAAACCAAAGTGATTTAAATTCAGCTTATACAACTTTAAACCGCGCTGCTAAATTAAGCGAATATGACTCTGATGTTGTGCTTGCACAAGGTTGGTTAGCGCTGCAAATGCATGACACTGTAATGATTGGCCGCATTTTAGCTCGCTATTCTCAAAGCGATCCTTCCTATGCGTGGACCCAGCTATTAGCAAGCTTATCTATTTATGATAAATCATATAACAGTGCTTACTTTTATTTGCGTAAATTAGCCATTGCAGATCCAAGTGACTTAACAACACTGGTTAACTTAGCCGATGTAATGAAACAACTTGGCTACTATGCAAATGCTGCTGAACTTAATCACTATTTACTGCAACACTTACCTAAAGATAAATATGCATACAGAGGCTTAATGTTCCGCTGGGCGGGCGCGATGGCTGTTCCTCATTTAATGCAATTAAACACAATGGAAGAACTTGCCCCCGACACTATTGGTGAGCCCCAAACAAACTGGTGGTTAGCGCGCAGGGCTGCACAAAAATTAGAGCCATGGCAAAAACTACAACTTTATATGACCAACGGCGAATTTAATAAAGCGAAACAGCTTATAGCTGAAGGTTCACTAAGCAAATTAGATGAGCTAAACGCCCTACTCTATTTAAAACAACCCTATGCCACCATGCAACGTTGGTACGAAGAACTCACTGGCGAGGCAAATGAATCGCAATTGAGTTTACTCAGAAATGCACGCGCATCCTATTTTAGAGCGCTTGAAATAAACCTATCGCCAGAGGCTGGTTTAAACAGTAGCCAGTACGATGTAAACGTTTATTTTCCTTATGCTAATGGGCAATGGAAATTAAGTTTAAGTAATCAGCAAAATCTTGATAACAACGGATTACTGTTTGCGATAGAAGATAAGATGACATTTGGTCGTTGGTATTTTGATGCAAAAATAGATTCTCACCAAGGCAGCTTAGTTAGCCGTCAAGGTTTTAGCTTGGACTCTCGTTATCAATGGGATTCGCGTACACAGGTAGGTTTAAAGCTTGAATATAATGTTGAAAACCGTCAATCAGAAGCGCTACTTAGCTATGCTCAGCTAGATAAAGCCACGGCCTATGTTAACTACAATATTGATGGTAGACAAAACGTACAGCTATCAGCAGCAGCGATGTCTTTTTCTCGAAGAAGCGATGGAAGCTCACTAATAAATGGCCAAGAATATAATGCACGTTACCAATACAGCATTTTAAAAGACCGCCCAATTTGGAACGCTTATTTTAGTGCGCAATGGCAAGACTTTGAACGTGTAAATGCATTAATAAATACAGAATCAAGACCTCTAAGAGTTGACCTTCAACCATTTAGACGTTTTGCACTAGGGACCTCATTTGCTTCAACTGGTTCTTTAGAACCTCCTTATTTAGGCGCAAGCCCTTCATGGTTATTTGATATAAGTACTGGCTATCAAACACTTAACGATACAGTAGATGTATCAGTTTCAAGTGGCGCTGGTTGGTCTGTACTGGGCGATGATTTATTTAAATTACAACTGGGTTACCAAAGTAGTAATAAAGTGGGTAACTCAGATACACAATTACAATTAGGTTATTACGTACATTTTTAATGTTAGGAGAGAGTATGTTTCGTTTAATTATACCGTGTTTGGTATTACTATTATCAGCATGTACCACCAGCAGAGTTGCTGATGATGTAGAGCTTAGCCCTTCAAAAATTGTGGCATTAATGCCACTTGTTAATCATGCTCAAACACCGCTTGCAGGTGAGCGTGCTGAAGATATTTTAGCCAGTATTTGGCAACAAAATAAATTACCAACTCTTATACGCGCACCTCGCGTAAACACCAAAGAGCTTCCACCACTGGACGATCAATACCGTTTAGACAATGCTATGCAGTGGTTAAGCACTCAACAAGCTGACTATGTACTAACTGGCAGCATTGAAGAGTGGCGCTACAAAGCTGGGCTTGACGGCGAACCCGTTGTTGCACTTACATTATCACTCACTGAAAATGGACAAACAACGCCGATTTGGACGGGTACTATTGCTAAAAGTGGTTGGGGCCGCGATAGCATTGCAGCAACAGCACAAGATGTGATTGCCGATTTAATTTCTTATATAGAGGTTAGTGAGTGAAAACACATTTCCTTAGACCAAGAGACGTTCCTGAGCTACAAATATGGGCTGAGGTATTTATATTTACCGCGCTTGCTTTAGGGCTGCCTGTATTATTTAACGCAGAGGACCCATTTTGGACTGAGGGAGGGTTTTCGT of Pseudoalteromonas arctica A 37-1-2 contains these proteins:
- a CDS encoding tetratricopeptide repeat protein, with translation MNAKKRPQLISVKTILAILAVSCFALYALFPHTLFFEDDELSQDYTFEKSYLNAALNTEPDNEKLRAKLVELHIGLSEYSQATNELEKLPRGERKATLEIKLFYSLWLASGANIDDRFEELSLKIGAHKNWNEQILTIAKAVGLNAKVAQYYQKNKQPLLAADYWLSSGEPDKALAIYKTNINADIAAKAIETALGANNPIQAYAWWKTYGDKADVKRTLYLANLAGNTEDAAQAIESLLKAEPNNTDYLTKAMHLRLANGNAKGAEQLLAQLLLQSSDDKELHLLNWKIKRWQNKPKEALREFKWLMSNKAVTPAMLTDSINDATALYLYQDANDIYEYKAQNRSLKGNGFANWMQANEFIGNTKQELNNIERFEQINGKSALSQYWKAKVLHDTGNLEALRALWPIYKGPKNEEDLLWIARAFWLNDDFATALQVLKSKQESSDDEFWSANVDMATRVQDKAHELYALEQLQKISPLSVGDMLHYQQLRFEGRPQELLDYLWKSASQTDRQLIQIALLSTQVNDAKSVARIHAELDKQRYNKALYPAWLILSNWYQNQSDLNSAYTTLNRAAKLSEYDSDVVLAQGWLALQMHDTVMIGRILARYSQSDPSYAWTQLLASLSIYDKSYNSAYFYLRKLAIADPSDLTTLVNLADVMKQLGYYANAAELNHYLLQHLPKDKYAYRGLMFRWAGAMAVPHLMQLNTMEELAPDTIGEPQTNWWLARRAAQKLEPWQKLQLYMTNGEFNKAKQLIAEGSLSKLDELNALLYLKQPYATMQRWYEELTGEANESQLSLLRNARASYFRALEINLSPEAGLNSSQYDVNVYFPYANGQWKLSLSNQQNLDNNGLLFAIEDKMTFGRWYFDAKIDSHQGSLVSRQGFSLDSRYQWDSRTQVGLKLEYNVENRQSEALLSYAQLDKATAYVNYNIDGRQNVQLSAAAMSFSRRSDGSSLINGQEYNARYQYSILKDRPIWNAYFSAQWQDFERVNALINTESRPLRVDLQPFRRFALGTSFASTGSLEPPYLGASPSWLFDISTGYQTLNDTVDVSVSSGAGWSVLGDDLFKLQLGYQSSNKVGNSDTQLQLGYYVHF